In Clostridia bacterium, the genomic window TTACTACTTCCGAGCTGGCGGTGACATAGCCTCCCTCCTCGAACTCCCGCAGCACCGGGTAAATGGTCCCTTCGGTGGGAGTACAGCAACCCTGCGTCACCTCGGCTACCGTGCGCGCTATCTCGTAGCCGTGCATGGGCTGGGCATAAAGGACCCGCAGGATAAAGAACTTAGAGAGGCTCATCTTGATCAGGCCGTTCCAGTACTCGCGGTTGGTTAAGTCCATATCAGACATTCACTACTCCCTTAGGCGAACATTTCCCTTTTAGCTTTAACCACAACATCCATTGGGTGAGCAAACGTCTTTACTCAGGCAACAATTGGTTGCTGAGTTTACTGCCTGATCGGCCTGAGCTTCTTTCTTCTGTTTAGCGGCGAAGAAGCGTTTGA contains:
- a CDS encoding PadR family transcriptional regulator, producing the protein MSDMDLTNREYWNGLIKMSLSKFFILRVLYAQPMHGYEIARTVAEVTQGCCTPTEGTIYPVLREFEEGGYVTASSEVVNGRERKVYTLTPKGQKAFKVAVEAWQEVTRYILEAVEARQGAGT